Within the Vigna angularis cultivar LongXiaoDou No.4 chromosome 10, ASM1680809v1, whole genome shotgun sequence genome, the region aaattataaaaagatgaagaaagcaTTCTATCTATTATCTTCCCTGTGGTAAGCCGGAAAATGACTAGtaaaaagcaacaaaaacatgaaatgaaaaatattaacacaagaataaaataatataattatcatatattttaagtGTTTGACAATATTTCCATATGtcaataatttgaatatattattataaaaatgattacCATAGCTTTTTGCAGTATGATTATAGTGGAGCTTTTTGAGTGGTTCCTCCACTTCCTATAAAAGTGATGGAGGGTGGGGTATACATATATTTTCAAACACACATGTTATTGAAGAAAAATCTGTTGCTGCTTTatactttcatatttttctgTCGTAAGGTTTTTATTTGCAGAGTAGTGTTTTGTGTGTCATGATTATCTTCATTGTGCAGTGCCATGCCTCagtgtgaaaagaaaaaaaaaagagaaaaagacagTATGTGTTACGTGAATAAATCACGTGTATAGCTTTTTCAAAACTTCATTTATACggattgaattatatttaaatttcactATTATAATTTACTAAGaaacattataaatttttacaattttttattcacgtgttttaaaaataaataaattaaaaatattagtattttatattttagttatgccaagttgatatatttaaatttgaaataagtgTATAAATTATGTTAAGAAAATTGAAGGAATATTATTTCGACCAAAATTGAatcttcattttaataaaatcatattttggtCATGTAATAGTTTTATACTAATACAAATTAGATCGATTATGAAACACATATTATTGATCTAATATACATCGATGTAATTAGATTGTTTATTGAACAACACActctaattatataaaaaaaaagcatttttAAAGTAATGGTAATTATCAATCTTGGTTTTCAAATCTTCATCGTTTTCGTCTTTGATTTTGGATCTCAAACACACCTTAGAAtcctcaaaataaaaaatgtgtaaaaaaataataatggcATAGTTGGGAAGAAAACTTTATAGAtctaataaaagagaaaaatgaaaacaaaacaaactcaCGTATAGAAAGTGAAAGAgatcaaacaattttttattatgattgtaTAAAAGAGTGaagtgaaagaagaagagatgaaAACAGTAATAAAATGCAACGATGCcaattaaaagatttatatcCAAAACTCCAATGACAACCGGTGACAACAATGATAAAAACCAtgatttataagaaaaaagaaagaagaagacaGGACAATGcgataagagaaaaaaaaaacattaaaggatgcaaagaaaaaagaacacaaaataaaaaggtttttacataataatattaaatcattacttaattaattaattttatatttatatgttaaattagttttttttattatcgaTCTTTGTTAGTATTATATTGATTCCCTATaattaatctaatatatatatatatatatatatatatataattatttttatattaggtTAATTAATACTctattctaatatattttacacTACTATTATCAacttactttatttataatggaCGTAGCATCTTCAacaatagttttaatatttttaactcatACGTATGCAGTAGGATACATGCATATGGTGGTATAAGGGCAATTAATATGTTTGCATGAGGATGgagataattgaaaaataagGCTAAAGTAAGAAAGGAGAATAAATTTggtaaaagaaagaataaaagcaAGGTGTCTGACATAAGACCATGAATTCAACCCAGCATCCGGCGGCATTTTCATAAGGTCCAAGCATTGCTCACGGGACACTTAAATGCTGCTACCTTTGGTATGCCGAACAATTCACTAATTTACTACGCTAACATTAGACTCTGTTCTCAGAATTGAACTGGTAAAGACAGACACCTATGCGTATCCAAAGCCAACGAGGTTTTCTATGTTCTGTTCCCAGTTCGTCTTTTTGAAACAAGTTTTTGACTTGACCTGACTCGTTCTCTTCTGTTGCTTATTCAATGTTCAAACTCCTTTAGTGCCAGATTGCGGGATCAGAATGCCTTCCCAAACCTCCAACATTGGAATATCTATGTCTCTAACGtatatgttttgcatgtttCCACTTTTCAAAATACGTTACTGCATCAAACAGTGCTGAGCCAAAATCCAAATTGCATTAATGACTTGTTCTTCTTAGTCCCACCAAAGTAACATTTTTTGACTATTGGCAGACATCAGAAaggtttttcaatattttaggTATGTCAGATTGCTTATCAAATAAATGAAACTGACCATATGTTGGTCACGCACATGACAacattaacattttatatactTAATTGTTGTTTGGAGACgttcttcaaattttataatttactaataattatttgatttttttttccaaatctTATTCgttattataagtttttttaaccaaaaggaaaaaaaaagttgtctCCCACTAAATTATATTTGAACTATCATTACGTATGTCACACGAAGAGTTATATTAAAACGagatgaaataataataataataataataataataataataataataataataataataatagtaaataaatgaatgaataaataatagttttgaCCTTGGCTAGTTGACAAGATTTACATTTCTTAATAATAGTAGGATGGATGTTTTTACGAGTCAAACAGGCTATAATTCCATGATGAGATAATgctattataataattatattttgatatccAGGGACAAATGGGTCATTTCAAGACAAAGCGAGTGACACCGTTACGCCGTGCCCCGCAGACTTTTATGGAATGTGACTAAACTACTGCGTTCTCAGCTTCCCTTGCCAAAATATTGAATGCAGTATTCACACTCAAATTCACCCCGTACGCGCTTCGTTATAAACCTTtaacaacctttttttttttttttctctccgcGTATTTATTAGTAAGAAATAATGGAATacagataatttattttattgaaaattgcAACTTTGTATATCTGATAGCTTATGTTTCGGTATACGAGGCCGAAATGTAtactttcataattttaaattacttttctacctctttcatttttttcaagtttcctttatttataattgtttttttttatttttttaagtagaGTAAAATGTCTCGATCGAATGGTTAAGAAGTTCATATAGACCATAACACTCATTAATCCGTTTAGACCATAACACTCATTAATCCGTTcagtatataaaattatagttttactTACGgtaaacttatataataaacctgtatttattatcatttattttgcatctttttacatttttatgcAATTAATTATACTGCAAGTAGattttttggataaatttttataaatactagtcagaaaaaaataaaagaagaaagaatttttttcttataaattaaaaagaatacaaATGGTCACaggaatttttattttattttattttcttctggCATAGTCATTTGCTTTTGTTTAAAAGGAATTGAGTGTAGAATAAAAGGGAGGAAAATAATAAGGGAATTGGTATATCCCGTAATTATAAGATGTTATAATGGCAAATTTGCAACTCCCAACTACCATCTCTTTAAATACACCCTCCTATGACTTGTTCCATTCAATTTGCAGCATCTCCTCCTTGAAGCTGTCTTCATCGATCTGCTGAACCatctttcattcattttcaCATCAAAACCACCAATTTTCCTTTCGAATCAATTCACCATGATGCAGTTCAGCTCCACCGTACCAGCCCACAACCTTCACAAGTTCCAGGCAATAAGGTGCCCCAGCTTCAGCTTCAGATGCCAAGCCTCCTCTTCCTCAACCTTTCAGAAGCCCTTTGTCTCCACCGAGTCAACTCGCCTGCACCTCGCCAACCTCGATAAGCTCCTCGAGACCCAGAAGCCCGTGGACCCACCCTCCCaactccaccaccaccaacagcACCCACACCAACCCATCATCAACCACCCTaaggaaaagaaaggaagaagctTTCTCGAAGGCCTCAACTTGGCAAGGCTCTGGCCGGAGATGAAGGCGAACGAGGAAATGTCCCCGCGCCACCTCAATCGCCTCCAGCGGCTGCTCTCCATGACGGCGGAGTATTCCCCGAGGAACATCCTCGGCGGGCGGTGGAGAGAGTACCACGGCAGCAACGACTGGAAAGGGATGCTGGATCCTCTGGACGAGAATCTCCGGCGAGAAGTCGTCCGCTACGGAGAATTCGTCCAAGCCGCGTATCAGGCTTTTCACTCAGACCCTGCCATGTCAACTGAGGAGCCGCCACACCCCCGCCACGTGTCGCTTCCCGATAGATCGTATAGAGTGACGAAAAGCCTCTACGCCACGTCAGCGATCGGGTTACCGAAATGGGTGGATGACGTGGCTCCGGATCTTGGATGGATGACCCAGCGGTCGAGCTGGGTCGGGTACGTAGCCGTTTGCGAAGACAGAAGGGAGATCGCAAGGATGGGAAGGAGAGACATTGTTATCTCACTCCGCGGAACCTCGACGTGTCTGGAATGGGCCGAGAATATGAGGGCCCAATTGGTTGACCTCGAGGATGTTCCGGAAGGGCAAGGAAAGCCCAAGGTGGAGTGTGGGTTCATGAGTCTGTACAAGACGAAAGGCGCACACGTGGCGAGTCTGTCAGAGTCCGTTGTGGAGGAAGTGAAGAGACTCGTCAATCTGTACAGAGGCGAAGAGTTAAGCATTACCGTGACAGGACACAGTCTGGGAGCGACGCTGGCGCTATTGGTGGCCGATGAAATAAGCACGTGTTGCGCCGGAGTTCCACCGGTGGCTGTTTTTTCGTTCGGTGGGCCGCGAGTGGGGAACAAGGCCTTCGGCGATCGCGTGACGGCAAAGAACGTGAAAGTTTTGCGAATAGTGAATTCGCAGGACGTGATTACGCGCGTGCCTGGGATCTTCGTGAGCGAGGagcttgaagagaaaatacGGAGAGTGGGAGGGGGAGTGTTGGAAGAGACGACGCCGTTGGCTTACTCGCACGTGGGAAGTGAGCTGCGCGTGCAGACGAAGATGTCGCCGTACCTTAAGCCGGACGCGGACATGGCGTGCTGCCATGATTTGGAGGCTTATTTGCATTTGGTGGATGGGTTCCTGGCGTCGAATTGTCCGTTCAGAGCGAATGCAAAGAGAAGCTTGGCGAGGTTGATGCAAGATCAAAGCGccaatgtaaaaaaattgtacacTAGCAGGGCTAAAGCCTTAACTGTTAATCTCAATAGACAGGGATCCATCTCCATGTCTAATTGTTTACCAAGTCCATCTTAATCCCAATCAATCTGTTACATATATatcctcttccttttcttatGCTTCCCTTCTACATCTATGTAAGCACAACATCGACATGCATTAATCACTACTACAACAATGCTACTATCCTACTACTCCTAAGTCATGGAGTAGAAAACAATCATTTCTGTATCATCACTGGAGAAGAGAGTTATTGAATGTTTCTCCACTGAATCTCTTTTAACATTTAACAAGAAaagtgtatataaataaatgttattaagAAATTGTTGTTGATAACTTGTTCAATTTTCTTACACATGCTCAGGTACCTATGATCTATAATGAGGAAAATcctaaatacaataaataaatttcaatatgaTTTTCATGCTAATTTATGTGAACCAATATTTGTTTAtaactattaatatttattcagTTTGATTTGGATTaatcgttatttttattattaataatgaaaataaataaattatgtagtTTTTGGCATATGAACATAAATAAAGGTTTTAAAAGTtggaaaaactatttttaagaattttatattataaatttactatttaatttaTGTAGTAAAACCCACTCATAGGAATCTTGTTTTGcatttgtttggaaatttgaataattaaaaaaaaaacatatattatgtttttggATCGTTGTCCCATAGGAAGCTCCAATAATTAATGGTAAATAAATATCCATTTCACGGTTAAATTCTGGACATTTATACGGCCCAATTACAAGACCCAATTCttactaacagaaaaataagaTGACGCGTTGATTATGGTAAAACAAATACAGGtagaatattaatatattcacacaaaaaatgattttataactgcagttttttaattaaaaaatattatgatatttcTCTCCACTTATAACCTAATACTTGGCATGTTCTACTTATTGTTTcgtatttacattaaaattatattaataaagtaaCGTACAAGGCATTATAAAAAATCCGTTGTAGTCTAGTTGGTCAGGATATTCGGCTCTCACCCGAAAGACCCGGGTTCAAGTCCCGGCAACGGAATCTTTTTGAGGTTGTCTTTTTTCATTTTGCAATGTGTAGTTCTCTTCATTTATCATTTTGGTTTAAAAGCATTTTCATGAAAAAGGTGTGGCTGAGTGGGATTGCCACCAAACGCAGGTGGTGAACTTGACACTGTTCATTGTCGTGGATTGTTCTGCAAAAAGGCACCACCCCCACACGTATCTGTTTCTCAGTTGCTTTCACACGTTGTTATGGTTTATGTATATTGCTATCATTCACCTCGACGCGCCCACGTAAAGCAGATATTTCACTCTCACCTATAAGCTTTTCTTCTCACTCCTTCTGCATCCATATCTTCAACACTAGATAATGCCGTCTTTCAATCTAAAATCTCTTTTTTTGTCTCTGCAAATTTTCCAACTTTCAGATCATCTTCTTTACAATCATCTCCTCATTCTAAATTTTATGCTTATTTTACACGTGTTTCTTATTCTTTCCGTACCTAATACTCCTATACTACTCAGAAAGTAGCGTCATCTATGAGAAAGAGAGAACTCTCTTAATCGAATTGTCAAACAATACATAAACATTCGATATTTTTAACTCAGGCCTTTCTTCGTAGTCTAAAATAAAAGGAGTAGAAGTGTTTGAAAACTATAGTTCCCTAGTTAATATTGTGCATTTtctcaaataatattttcaacttaaatttattttcatacgttgaaaaattaagtataaaaataagtttaattaataaaaagcacaaatttattaattaagtcttttatttgattgatatttagtggtattttaaattgtgttgACTGTAATTAACAAATATTAGGTTTTGTGTAAAGGTCGAGAAGGAAAAGGTCTAGACAGATATATCAATATAAGATGAGATAATTTTGAATGTTCATACTGGTAAATACATTattctaataaatataatcaaggATAATTAATGGAggattaagataataaattacatATAAGGAAACTTTTAAACAATCTACACATGCAAATCCTATATCCATGAAGGACACATAAACTCATAAATGTACTATAAATATGCATTATTTACTATGTGCATGACATTAGATTcaattattacattatttattgtCTCATATGATAGTCAAATTAACTTAAGAGACTTTCCAACCAAATACCCATTTCATCAGATATACTAGACATATTCAAACATACACACGAAGATAcattcacttttaaaaaattgattagtAAAAAATCAGTAAACACATAAAAAGTACAAGTATATCTCAtacttgtgaaaataaattcaattaagtaaaaaataaataaaaaaattaaatataaaaacacaaattaCTGATTAAatcataaacatattttaaatgaaataaaagacgTATGGAAATACGGGGATTATACAGGCAATGCAGACCGTATGATATACGCGGGCCAAAAAAAAGAGTAGCATTTGacattggaaaaaaaaagtgagaaaggGTATACGCAAGTATGACAtaaggagagagaaagaagccAAAGAGCGAATTGGAGGAGTCATGTGAAAGGATAGCATCCATCCCTCTGCGGCGTCAATCGATTCCAGTTCAAGCAACACAAGGCAAGACAACGTTAACGTATGCAGAGGTCGTGGAGTGGTAGTGGCAGTGTTTGGCGGAAGAAACCATCCTTGGACTTGGACTTGGACATGGACACCGACCAACACCTACCCACATACGATCCCCTCTCCCACGTTGCCCAGAGACACCTCTCTCGTCTCAGATCAGCACAAAACGCTGTCCATCTCATCCCTCTCCTCGTTCTCTTCTGCGCCGTCGTTCTCTGGTTCTTCTCTGCTCCAACCTCTCCGCCATATCATCATTAAAGGTTTCCCTCTCTCCAATCTTACCATTCATCCCTTACCACCAACACTCATTAATTTTTACCCATCCCTTGCAGATTTCTATTTCGGACTATGGTCAACGCCTGCATAAAAATTGCTGCTCTGTCTTTCCTTCACTTTTCACGACGCTCTCAGCAACGACGAACAATACCTGAACTGCTTACGGAATCCTCTGTTTAT harbors:
- the LOC108335053 gene encoding phospholipase A1-Ibeta2, chloroplastic, which translates into the protein MMQFSSTVPAHNLHKFQAIRCPSFSFRCQASSSSTFQKPFVSTESTRLHLANLDKLLETQKPVDPPSQLHHHQQHPHQPIINHPKEKKGRSFLEGLNLARLWPEMKANEEMSPRHLNRLQRLLSMTAEYSPRNILGGRWREYHGSNDWKGMLDPLDENLRREVVRYGEFVQAAYQAFHSDPAMSTEEPPHPRHVSLPDRSYRVTKSLYATSAIGLPKWVDDVAPDLGWMTQRSSWVGYVAVCEDRREIARMGRRDIVISLRGTSTCLEWAENMRAQLVDLEDVPEGQGKPKVECGFMSLYKTKGAHVASLSESVVEEVKRLVNLYRGEELSITVTGHSLGATLALLVADEISTCCAGVPPVAVFSFGGPRVGNKAFGDRVTAKNVKVLRIVNSQDVITRVPGIFVSEELEEKIRRVGGGVLEETTPLAYSHVGSELRVQTKMSPYLKPDADMACCHDLEAYLHLVDGFLASNCPFRANAKRSLARLMQDQSANVKKLYTSRAKALTVNLNRQGSISMSNCLPSPS